A region from the Thermoplasmatales archaeon genome encodes:
- the gap gene encoding Glyceraldehyde-3-phosphate dehydrogenase, with protein sequence MELFQKWVAASKNACKNKLFIPLSNHDMIMINVAVNGYGTIGRRVANAVLTQKDMKVTGIVKTTPDYVARMAVKKFSIFVPDEASAKKFRDAGIETAGLLKDLLLSSDLVVDATPEGIGEKNKQLYNGKINAIFQGGESSAVADASFNAYSSYGECTGKKYVRVVSCNTTGLARSLYPIHSAFGIQHVNATLIRRATDPNDSKKGPINAIEPSLKFPSHHAPDLRTVIRDIDIDTVAVKVPTTLMHVHVIDARLKKSATRDEVLSTWGKYRRVRLISGKDGITSTAQVMDLSREGNRDRSDLYEIVIWSDSVSVKGDRLNYIQAVHQESIVVPENVDAIRASMGSASQQESIDMTDKGLGINNEVFY encoded by the coding sequence ATGGAACTTTTCCAGAAATGGGTTGCTGCGAGTAAAAATGCGTGTAAAAACAAGCTCTTTATACCTCTCTCTAATCATGACATGATCATGATAAACGTAGCTGTGAACGGTTATGGAACCATAGGAAGGAGAGTGGCGAACGCAGTCCTTACACAAAAAGACATGAAGGTGACCGGAATCGTGAAGACAACTCCGGATTATGTGGCCAGGATGGCCGTCAAGAAGTTCAGTATATTTGTACCTGATGAGGCGTCTGCAAAAAAATTTCGCGACGCCGGGATAGAGACCGCTGGCTTACTCAAAGACTTACTGTTGTCAAGCGACCTAGTCGTGGATGCCACCCCTGAAGGAATTGGGGAGAAAAACAAGCAGCTATACAATGGAAAGATAAACGCAATATTCCAGGGCGGGGAGTCAAGCGCTGTCGCAGATGCAAGCTTCAATGCTTATTCCAGTTACGGAGAATGCACAGGTAAAAAATATGTCAGGGTCGTCTCCTGCAACACAACGGGACTCGCCAGGAGCCTGTATCCAATCCATTCAGCGTTCGGCATACAGCACGTCAATGCCACCCTCATAAGGAGGGCCACTGACCCCAATGACAGCAAAAAAGGACCGATAAATGCAATAGAACCCAGCCTGAAATTCCCGTCCCACCATGCTCCTGACCTGAGAACCGTGATCAGGGATATTGACATAGATACTGTAGCTGTGAAAGTTCCCACTACTCTTATGCACGTTCACGTTATTGATGCCCGGCTGAAAAAAAGTGCAACGAGAGATGAGGTGCTCAGTACCTGGGGAAAGTACAGGCGTGTAAGGCTGATTTCCGGGAAGGATGGGATCACCTCGACCGCACAGGTTATGGACCTATCAAGGGAGGGGAACAGGGACCGATCCGATCTTTACGAAATAGTTATTTGGTCGGACAGTGTTAGCGTAAAAGGAGACCGGTTAAATTACATTCAGGCAGTCCATCAGGAAAGTATAGTAGTGCCGGAAAACGTGGATGCCATAAGGGCTTCTATGGGCTCTGCGAGCCAGCAGGAATCTATAGATATGACAGACAAGGGTCTGGGAATAAACAATGAGGTGTTTTACTAA
- the radA_1 gene encoding DNA repair and recombination protein RadA, translated as MADNEKETKKITIEDLPGVGEATAEKLRENGYDDIMTLAVASPKDLSEVSGIAEGAAIKIINAARKAADVGNFETGEEILARRKEVRKLTTGSKNLDDLLGGGLETQSITEFFGEFGSGKTQIMHQLAVNVTMPFERGGLEAETMIIDTENTFRPERIVQMAKAKGLDPDETLKRIHVARAYNSHHQILLAEKAADLAKEFNIKLVVVDSLTSHFRSEYMGRGSLAERQQLLNRHMHDLLKFSTIYNAIIAVTNQVSARPDVFFGDPTTPIGGNIVGHTATFRIYLRKSKAGKRIARLIDSPYLPEGETVIQLSEDGISDGT; from the coding sequence ATGGCAGATAATGAAAAAGAGACTAAGAAGATAACCATAGAGGATCTTCCCGGGGTCGGAGAAGCGACTGCCGAGAAGTTGAGAGAAAACGGATACGACGACATAATGACCCTGGCTGTTGCATCACCAAAAGACCTGTCAGAGGTAAGCGGCATAGCGGAAGGAGCGGCTATAAAGATAATAAATGCTGCAAGAAAGGCTGCCGATGTTGGTAATTTTGAGACAGGAGAAGAGATCCTTGCACGGAGGAAGGAAGTCAGGAAACTTACCACAGGGAGCAAGAACCTTGATGACCTCCTGGGCGGTGGACTTGAAACCCAGTCAATCACGGAATTCTTCGGCGAGTTTGGATCTGGGAAAACCCAGATAATGCACCAGCTGGCAGTCAATGTGACCATGCCGTTCGAAAGAGGCGGACTGGAAGCGGAGACCATGATAATCGATACGGAGAATACGTTCAGGCCGGAGAGGATAGTCCAGATGGCAAAGGCAAAAGGCCTTGATCCTGATGAGACCCTCAAGCGTATACACGTTGCAAGAGCATACAACTCACATCACCAGATACTGCTGGCAGAGAAAGCTGCTGATCTCGCAAAGGAATTTAACATAAAACTTGTTGTTGTGGATTCACTCACATCACATTTCAGGTCTGAATACATGGGGAGGGGTTCACTTGCCGAGAGGCAGCAGTTACTCAACAGGCACATGCATGACCTGCTGAAATTCTCTACAATTTACAATGCAATAATAGCCGTAACAAACCAGGTATCGGCCAGGCCCGACGTATTTTTTGGAGATCCAACCACCCCAATAGGCGGGAATATCGTCGGACATACGGCAACTTTCAGGATTTACCTGAGAAAAAGCAAGGCCGGAAAGAGAATAGCCAGGCTTATAGATTCCCCCTACCTTCCCGAGGGTGAAACGGTCATACAACTTTCTGAGGATGGAATCAGCGACGGAACCTGA
- the purT gene encoding Phosphoribosylglycinamide formyltransferase 2, translating into MTRIGIIGSGQLGWMTILEGKKLGDEYYVLGGTRYDPASRIADRHFPYEDYARFVDECDIVTYEFEHVNGEALEYADSMGKLRPGIEPIKLKRDRSLEKEFLRSNNFPVPRFEIAETVEDVARIRKDFGRCVIKTAAGGYDGKGQYFLKEGDPVPEGMPDQKYVVEEFIDYEYEASMIISRSTRGEISAHAPSYNLNLNGILINNLAPSDDSGMFEISRRLVQSLGYVGVMGIEFFIVNDKPVINEFAPRVHNTGHHTLMGSSISQFEQHIRAIEGLPVGTPELLRPSGIVNIIGTDLNNVRKLSILKLGGTQIYWYGKSEIRRKRKMGHVNCISDSREGVRVKIGQVMSVVYGNDLARFI; encoded by the coding sequence TTGACCAGGATCGGAATCATCGGATCAGGGCAGCTGGGCTGGATGACGATCCTGGAGGGAAAAAAACTCGGCGATGAATATTATGTCCTGGGAGGCACCAGGTATGACCCGGCATCCAGAATAGCCGACAGGCATTTTCCTTACGAAGACTATGCCAGGTTCGTAGACGAATGCGACATTGTGACATATGAATTTGAGCACGTAAATGGAGAAGCCCTTGAATATGCTGATTCCATGGGAAAACTCAGGCCGGGAATTGAGCCCATAAAGCTCAAGAGGGACAGGAGCCTGGAGAAGGAGTTCCTGAGGTCAAATAATTTTCCGGTTCCCAGGTTTGAGATAGCAGAGACGGTTGAGGACGTTGCCAGGATCAGAAAGGATTTTGGAAGGTGTGTGATCAAGACGGCTGCTGGAGGGTATGACGGCAAGGGTCAGTATTTCCTGAAGGAGGGCGATCCTGTTCCGGAGGGCATGCCCGATCAGAAGTACGTGGTCGAGGAATTTATCGATTACGAGTATGAAGCGTCCATGATTATATCACGGTCAACGAGGGGTGAGATTTCTGCCCACGCTCCTTCCTACAACCTGAACCTCAACGGTATCCTGATCAATAACCTCGCCCCGTCAGACGACAGCGGTATGTTTGAGATTTCAAGGAGGCTTGTTCAGTCCCTAGGCTACGTTGGAGTTATGGGCATTGAATTTTTTATCGTAAACGATAAGCCTGTCATCAATGAATTTGCGCCGCGGGTCCATAATACGGGACACCATACCCTTATGGGATCATCCATATCGCAATTTGAGCAGCATATTAGGGCCATTGAAGGCCTTCCGGTGGGAACTCCGGAACTCCTGAGGCCAAGTGGAATAGTGAACATAATCGGTACAGATCTCAATAACGTCCGGAAGTTAAGCATACTCAAGTTGGGTGGCACCCAGATATACTGGTACGGCAAAAGTGAGATTAGGAGGAAGAGGAAGATGGGGCACGTAAACTGCATATCCGACTCCAGGGAAGGAGTCAGGGTAAAGATCGGACAGGTAATGTCTGTTGTATACGGCAATGACCTTGCCAGGTTTATCTGA
- the purE gene encoding N5-carboxyaminoimidazole ribonucleotide mutase, protein MKKVAVIMGSRNDYDFMKDAITTLEEFGIETEVKIVSAHRTPRFMIEFSSGAAGRGIEVIIAGAGGAAHLPGMTASVTHLPVIGVPIPTRNLNGMDSLLSIVQMPSGIPVATVAIGNSKNAALLAARILSIKYPEIAKKMQDYMESEQKRVLGESV, encoded by the coding sequence ATGAAAAAGGTTGCCGTCATAATGGGTAGCAGGAACGACTACGACTTCATGAAAGACGCAATTACGACCCTGGAAGAGTTCGGTATAGAAACTGAAGTAAAGATAGTTTCCGCACACAGGACACCCAGGTTCATGATAGAGTTCTCGTCCGGCGCTGCCGGTAGGGGAATCGAGGTTATTATTGCAGGAGCCGGAGGGGCAGCGCATCTCCCGGGAATGACTGCGTCAGTCACACACCTGCCCGTCATAGGCGTACCCATACCGACCAGGAATCTTAACGGAATGGATTCACTGCTGTCAATAGTGCAGATGCCGTCAGGGATACCTGTAGCCACCGTTGCAATCGGCAATTCAAAGAACGCCGCATTGCTGGCTGCCCGCATACTGTCCATAAAATATCCTGAAATTGCAAAGAAAATGCAGGATTACATGGAATCAGAACAGAAGAGAGTACTCGGTGAATCGGTTTGA
- a CDS encoding tRNA(ANN) t(6)A37 threonylcarbamoyladenosine modification protein, translated as MPARILKVNQNKPEPGVVEAAAKVIREGGTVVFPTETVYGLGADALSAEACLKIFSAKRRPADNPLIVHICSIAQLDDICRNVPEEVMDAANRIWPGPVTLLLERSNIVPDIVTAGLPTVAVRMPANPLALAIIEKSGKPIAAPSANIATRPSIVDSSDAIKELSGLVDMILDAGRTYFGIESTIVDVTRKPYVMLRPGVYSPADLEPFLGKIVSDQRSLEGNADFAPLAPGMKYTHYSPDKPLILITDEDLFRKIPQITGVLTLIGTSQMLDGLAGDNISLGDGRNPYEPASNLFKAFRILEGKSSLAGCIHAVNDQGIGMAVMNRIRKAASMVIGSEDELLRYIDELSSNKR; from the coding sequence GTGCCTGCTAGAATACTGAAAGTCAATCAGAACAAGCCGGAGCCGGGGGTGGTTGAGGCTGCAGCCAAAGTTATAAGGGAAGGAGGTACGGTTGTTTTTCCAACAGAGACTGTCTACGGGCTAGGAGCCGACGCTCTTTCCGCAGAGGCATGCCTGAAAATCTTTTCAGCCAAGAGGAGACCGGCTGATAACCCGCTGATCGTGCATATATGTTCAATTGCCCAGCTGGACGATATCTGCAGGAATGTGCCGGAGGAGGTCATGGATGCTGCAAATCGCATATGGCCGGGTCCCGTCACCCTTCTCCTGGAGCGCAGCAATATCGTTCCGGATATTGTGACCGCCGGCCTTCCCACCGTGGCGGTAAGGATGCCTGCAAACCCACTGGCACTTGCAATCATAGAGAAAAGCGGAAAGCCAATCGCAGCTCCAAGTGCAAATATCGCGACAAGACCCAGTATAGTCGACTCATCTGATGCAATCAAGGAGCTAAGCGGCCTGGTAGACATGATACTGGATGCGGGAAGGACTTACTTCGGAATCGAATCCACAATAGTGGATGTTACAAGGAAGCCATATGTAATGCTCAGGCCTGGAGTATATTCGCCCGCCGATCTCGAACCATTCCTGGGTAAGATTGTATCTGATCAGCGCTCTCTGGAGGGAAATGCTGATTTCGCGCCCCTGGCACCGGGCATGAAATATACACACTATTCTCCTGACAAGCCTCTGATTCTCATAACCGATGAAGATCTCTTCAGGAAGATCCCCCAGATAACCGGCGTGCTAACGCTGATAGGGACTTCCCAGATGCTGGATGGCCTGGCTGGAGACAACATTTCCCTCGGTGACGGCAGGAATCCGTACGAACCAGCCTCGAACCTGTTCAAGGCTTTCAGGATACTGGAAGGGAAATCATCTCTAGCGGGCTGCATACACGCAGTCAATGATCAGGGCATCGGGATGGCAGTAATGAACAGGATCCGGAAAGCCGCGTCCATGGTCATCGGTAGCGAGGATGAACTTCTACGGTATATAGATGAATTATCCAGCAATAAGAGATAA